Sequence from the ANME-2 cluster archaeon genome:
TCAGGACAAACCTGTTAAAGAAAATAACGATCGACCCCGATGCCTATGCAGACGATTCGGACATGCTCTTCAAGGTGATCAGATCGGGCTATCGTGTGGTGTACGAACCAAAAGCCATTGTATATGAACGTGTCCCATTGAGTGTAAAAGGTCGTATTATCCAGAAGATGAAACGGATAAACGGATTGAGAAGAGTATACAGTAAGAATCTCGATATGCTTGGAAAAGGACGATTTGGAAGAATCATCTATCCATACGCTCTTCTGACACATATCGTCTCTCCAGTGATAGTTCTATTACTAACTGTTCTTTATCCAATGGTCGCCATACAAAACCCTGCATACCTGGTATTTCTGGTATTTTTCATCCTGCCTAAAATGGGTGAAACCGTCCGATCCTTCGTGATTACCCAGCTCATCATGAACTTTTCATCCTTCATCCCAACATCTGGCTCATGGGAAGCAGTTGAAGATGTAAGATACAACATAAACCAGGATATTTAATGATGTCATAATATTCAGGACTGCACAAAAAACGAAACTATTCAAAACATTTATTTACATTTCTATTATACTATGATGTTATTATAATTATATCTTCTTTGATTTAAATGTGAGGAATAACAATTGACTGAAAAATCAGATGACATGCCCGATCCAAAGCCTGAAAAAGCTCCAATAATTTCTTCGCTGAAAAATATGTTTTCA
This genomic interval carries:
- a CDS encoding glycosyltransferase family 2 protein yields the protein RTNLLKKITIDPDAYADDSDMLFKVIRSGYRVVYEPKAIVYERVPLSVKGRIIQKMKRINGLRRVYSKNLDMLGKGRFGRIIYPYALLTHIVSPVIVLLLTVLYPMVAIQNPAYLVFLVFFILPKMGETVRSFVITQLIMNFSSFIPTSGSWEAVEDVRYNINQDI